From the genome of Streptomyces sp. NBC_00523:
GACCCGCAGCAGCAGTACGCGTACGGCCAGGACCAGCAGCAGTACGGCGATCCGCAGCAGGGGTACCCAGCACAGGGCTACCCGCAGCAGGCGTACCCGGACCCCTCGGCCGGGCAGGCGGACCAGGGCGCCACGCAGACCTGGCAGGGGCAGACCTGGGACACGCAGTACCAGCCGACGGTGCAACGCACGGACGGCCCCGCGCAGCACGGGGCGCACGCCGCCCCCGTCGGCACCGGCTCCTACCCGCTGCCGCCCGAGGTCCACGCGGAGCCCGTGGCGCCCGAGCCCGTGGCGCCCGTGCCGCCCGCCCCCGCCGCTTCCGGCGCCGAGGGGTACAGCGCGCCCACCACCCTCGGCAACGCCCGGATCACCGACGCGCAGCGCGCCCGGGCCGAGGGGCGTTCCCCGATCATCGCGCCGGGAATCCAGCCGGCCGCGATCACCGCGGTGCTCGGGCTGCTGCTGGCGCTCGGCGCGGCGATCGGTTCGTACGCGCTGGCCGTGCCGCTGGTGCTGCTCCAGGCGGTGACGGCGGCGGGCTGGTTCCGGCTGAACGGCATGTGGCCGGCCCGGCAGGGCATCGCGCTGGCGTTCGCCGGCGGCCTGGTCGCCGATGTGGCGCTGCTCGCGGCGGGCCGGGAGAACGGTCCGGCGGCGATCATCGGCACGCTGGGCGTCTGGGTGCTGCTCACCGTGGTCCTCCAGCTGCGCAGCCGGGCCGGCGCCGACGAGCGGATGCAGGGCCTCATGGCCACCGTCGCCTCGGCCGCCCTCGCGGTGCTGGCGGCCGGCCACCTCGCGGCCGTCCCGGACGCCGTGACGGTGGGCGCGGTCGCGGTGGCCGCCGCCGTGCTCGTACGGGCGCTTCCGCTGCCCGCGCCGGTGTCCGTGGTGGCCGCGCTGGCCGTCGCGGCGGGGGCGGGAGCGGTGGCGGGGGGCTTCACGGACCTGGGTGCGAAGGGGGCGCTGCTGGGCCTCGCCGCCGGGGTCTGCGCGCTGATCGGGCTGCGGGTCGCGAGCTATGACTACCCGTCACGCTTCGTGCACATGACGGCGGGTGTGGCCCTGCCGCTGACCGCGGCCGCGCCGGCCGTCTATGTGCTGGGCCGCGTGCTGACGTAGTCCCGTACCGCTGGAATCCGTACCGTTCCATCCGCATGGCGAGGCCCTCCACGGGGAACCGTTGGGGGGCTTTCGCACGTCGATCACGCCGTACGGACGGCAGGGTGGGGGGAAGGACAGGCATGCGTGCACTGCGAATATGGGTCATCGCCCTGGTGATCCTGGCGGCGTTGTTCGTGGCTGTGGACCGGGTGGCGGTGTACATCGCCGAGTCGCAGGCCGAGGACCGGGTGGAGATCCCGGGCGCGCGGATCGACTCCACCGACATCTCCGTCAAGGGCTTCCCGTTCCTCACCCAGCTCGCCGGCTCGGAGCTGGACGAGGTCGACGTGAAGATCACCGGCATCGGGACCCGCGCCGGGGGGCGCACGCTGCGGATCTCCACCTTGGACGCCGAGCTGCACGACGTGCGGCTGACCGACGGCTTCTCGGGCGCCGTCGCCGACCGCGCCACCGGGACGGTCGTCATCTCGTACGAGGACCTGACCAAGGCCGCCAGCGACGGCGTCAAGGTCGAGTACGGCGGCAGGAACAAGGTGAAGGTGACCGGGACGGTCAACGTCCTGGGACGCCCGATCTCGCGCAGCGTCCTGTCCACCGTCACGCTGCTCGACGGCCACACCGTCCGCGTCCACGCGGACAAGGTGCCGGGTGAGGGCATTCCCGGCCTGGAGAAGCTGATCCGCGAGAAGACCGACTTCGAGCGCGAGGTCGGCGGGCTGCCGAACGGCCTGAAGCTGGAGAGGATCCAGCCGACCGAGGACGGTCTGGAGATATCGGGGACCGGCACCGACGTGCGGCTGGCGGGGTGACCAGGCCCGCATGACCGGGTCCGCGCGCGGGCGGGGATGAGTGGCCCGGCCACATAGTGAGACGGACGGGTCCGGTCCGCAGATGGCGGACCGCCCGGGCGCCTCGCGCGACGGCGCCGGGCCGGTGTCGTAGCGGCAGCTGTTCCGTATTGCGGACGATCCTGTCTCAACATGCGACATGGCGGTGACATGTCCGCCCGTACGTCCCTACGATCGGTCCCATGCAGTGCTCTATGGACGGCCTCCCTCGGGGTGGCCAGGCGGATCTCACGAAGCGGCGGGCAGTGGACCTGTGCCGCGTCGCCGCCATGCTCTGTCGCACTGTCTGAGCGGGACGCCCGGTTTCCCGCATTCCCAGGCCCTTCGACCGCACGTCGGGGCCATCGCGCATGCCGCCCGTGGATACGGGCCCGCGCCCCGCACATCCGCATCACGCACGACCCGTGCACCATCTCGCCGCAGACTGCCCCGGAGGAGAAACACAATGAGCCGCAGTGACGTCCTGGTAGACGCCGACTGGGTCGAGGCCCACATCGACGACCCGCAGGTCGCCATCGTCGAGGTCGACGAGGACACCTCCGCGTACGAGAAGAACCACATCAAGAACGCGATCCGGATCGACTGGACCAAGGACCTCCAGGACCCGGTCCGCCGCGACTTCATCGACCAGGCCGGTTT
Proteins encoded in this window:
- a CDS encoding LmeA family phospholipid-binding protein — protein: MRALRIWVIALVILAALFVAVDRVAVYIAESQAEDRVEIPGARIDSTDISVKGFPFLTQLAGSELDEVDVKITGIGTRAGGRTLRISTLDAELHDVRLTDGFSGAVADRATGTVVISYEDLTKAASDGVKVEYGGRNKVKVTGTVNVLGRPISRSVLSTVTLLDGHTVRVHADKVPGEGIPGLEKLIREKTDFEREVGGLPNGLKLERIQPTEDGLEISGTGTDVRLAG
- a CDS encoding putative leader peptide translates to MDGLPRGGQADLTKRRAVDLCRVAAMLCRTV